In Armatimonadota bacterium, the sequence TCGGGCTGCTCAAGCGGGCGGGCTACAACGTCACCGTGGCCGCGCGCTCCTACGAGCCGGCGATTGACGATCCCGAGCTCGAGTGCCTGCTGCTGCGCGCGCAGGAGATCCCGCGCTACGTCGGCGAGGGGGTGCTCGATGCCGGGCTGACGGGGTGGGACTGGATCCTGGAGAGCGGCGCGGAAGTGGTCGAGGCGGCGGACCTGGTGTACTCGAAGCGGAGCGCGGCCAAGGCGCGCTGGGTGCTGGCGGTCGCGGACGACGGCGACCTGCGCAGCGTCGGCGACCTCGAGGGCAAGCGCGTGGCAACCGAGCTCGTGCGCGTGACCCAGCAGTACCTGGAGCGCCACGGCGTGGCGGCGCGGGTGGAATACTCATGGGGGGCGACCGAAGTCAAGGTGCCGGAGCTGGCGGAGGCGATCGTCGAGCTCACCGAGACCGGCAGCTCCCTGCGGGCGCACAACCTGCGCATCATTGACACCGTGCTCGAGACCAACGTCAAGTTCATCGCTCATCCCGCGGCGTGGCAGGACTCCTGGAAACGGCAAAAGGTCGAG encodes:
- the hisG gene encoding ATP phosphoribosyltransferase; the encoded protein is MKLRLGLPSGSMQEATIGLLKRAGYNVTVAARSYEPAIDDPELECLLLRAQEIPRYVGEGVLDAGLTGWDWILESGAEVVEAADLVYSKRSAAKARWVLAVADDGDLRSVGDLEGKRVATELVRVTQQYLERHGVAARVEYSWGATEVKVPELAEAIVELTETGSSLRAHNLRIIDTVLETNVKFIAHPAAWQDSWKRQKVENLAVLLLGALAAEAKVGIKLNVSSENLEAVLELLPAMKEPTVSSLFHGGWHAVETVADEKQVRDLIPRLKSAGAQDIIEYPLNKVIP